One segment of Rhizobium sp. NXC14 DNA contains the following:
- a CDS encoding RidA family protein yields the protein MIQRYQKGSRMSQAVSYGGLVYIAGQVAENRKAGIEEQTRDVLGKIDALLKEAGTDRSRLIAVNVFLPAIVDFEAMNGVYDGWIDIEHPPARACTEARLADPDLRVEMTAIAAL from the coding sequence ATGATCCAGCGTTATCAGAAAGGTTCGCGAATGAGCCAAGCCGTCAGCTATGGCGGTCTCGTCTATATTGCCGGCCAGGTCGCGGAAAATCGCAAGGCTGGGATCGAAGAGCAGACTCGCGATGTGCTCGGCAAGATCGACGCTCTTTTGAAGGAAGCCGGTACGGACCGCTCGCGTCTGATCGCCGTCAATGTTTTCCTGCCGGCAATCGTCGATTTCGAGGCGATGAACGGCGTCTATGACGGCTGGATCGACATCGAACACCCGCCGGCGCGCGCCTGCACCGAAGCACGCCTCGCCGATCCCGATTTGCGCGTCGAAATGACCGCGATCGCCGCGCTCTGA
- a CDS encoding succinylglutamate desuccinylase/aspartoacylase family protein → MHSGIVNPIDFSREGRQAGHLAIPYSVDRSPYYQIRIPVLHLRNGEGPSLLLMAGNHGDEYEGELQLGRLMRLLDVAEISGAVTILPMANLPAVMAAKRCSPFDGGNLNRAFPGDPLGSPTARMAHFLERELFPRHDVVLDLHSGGTSMAHLPCALIERQADAARFERSVSLMRALGASYAFIADNGPAAPTSMGAAARAGTIGLSGEFGGGGTVTPETMTFTAAAIDRLLLTLGIVERSVLSLGPLPQPGPLQLLSLSRHSQGIYASRRGWFEPAIALGATVAAGDRAGWYHDLERLEQSEEELRFAESGIVISHRLHCDSQAGDCLIQVAEPIAS, encoded by the coding sequence ATGCACAGCGGCATTGTCAATCCGATCGACTTCTCGCGCGAGGGCCGGCAGGCCGGCCACCTCGCCATTCCTTATTCGGTGGACCGTTCGCCCTATTATCAGATCCGCATCCCGGTCCTCCATCTCAGGAATGGCGAGGGCCCGTCTCTGTTGCTGATGGCGGGCAATCACGGTGACGAATACGAGGGTGAACTGCAACTCGGCCGGCTGATGCGGCTGTTGGACGTTGCGGAAATAAGCGGCGCCGTCACCATCCTGCCGATGGCGAACCTGCCGGCGGTGATGGCGGCCAAGCGCTGTTCGCCCTTCGACGGCGGCAACCTCAACCGCGCCTTTCCTGGCGATCCTCTTGGATCACCGACAGCGCGGATGGCGCATTTCCTCGAACGTGAACTCTTTCCGCGCCACGACGTCGTGCTCGACCTGCATTCGGGCGGCACGTCGATGGCGCACCTGCCGTGCGCGCTGATCGAGCGACAGGCCGATGCCGCCCGCTTCGAGCGGTCCGTGTCGCTGATGCGGGCGCTCGGCGCGTCCTATGCCTTCATCGCCGATAACGGGCCGGCGGCACCGACATCGATGGGTGCTGCCGCACGGGCGGGGACGATCGGGCTTTCCGGCGAATTTGGCGGCGGCGGAACCGTGACGCCCGAGACGATGACCTTCACGGCGGCGGCAATCGACCGGCTGCTTTTGACACTCGGCATCGTCGAGCGTTCGGTGCTGTCACTCGGACCGCTTCCCCAACCGGGGCCTCTGCAGCTGCTTTCGCTGTCGAGGCACAGCCAGGGCATCTATGCGAGCCGCAGAGGCTGGTTCGAGCCGGCTATCGCGCTCGGCGCCACCGTTGCCGCCGGCGATCGGGCGGGATGGTATCATGACCTGGAACGCTTGGAGCAGTCGGAGGAAGAACTGCGTTTCGCCGAAAGCGGCATTGTCATCTCGCACAGGCTGCACTGCGACAGCCAGGCCGGCGATTGCCTGATCCAGGTCGCCGAACCTATCGCATCCTGA
- a CDS encoding 4-carboxy-4-hydroxy-2-oxoadipate aldolase/oxaloacetate decarboxylase has product MIHIKDIAERPSKAAIEAVSKFSPATIHEAQGRRGALSSRLKPVDYRMKLCGPAFTVKCAPRDNIMLQLAINYAKPGDIIVVSAGEYEEAGSFGDVLANACLAKGIGGLITDTGVRDTLQLRELGFPVFSLSVCIKGTVKETIAAVNDPIIVGGETINPGDIIVGDADGLVVVRRQEAQEAARLSQAREDAEAGYIAAYKAGKSVIEVSNLAPVLKAKGLVVDI; this is encoded by the coding sequence ATGATCCATATAAAAGACATCGCTGAACGGCCCAGCAAAGCTGCCATCGAGGCCGTTTCCAAATTTTCGCCGGCGACCATCCATGAAGCCCAGGGGCGCCGCGGCGCACTCTCCTCGCGGCTCAAGCCCGTCGACTACCGCATGAAATTGTGCGGCCCGGCATTCACGGTCAAATGCGCGCCGCGCGACAACATCATGCTGCAGCTCGCCATCAACTATGCAAAGCCCGGCGACATCATCGTCGTCTCCGCCGGCGAATACGAGGAGGCCGGCTCCTTCGGCGACGTGCTTGCCAATGCCTGCCTCGCCAAAGGCATCGGCGGTCTCATCACCGACACCGGCGTGCGCGACACGCTGCAATTGCGGGAACTTGGTTTCCCGGTCTTCTCGCTCAGCGTCTGCATCAAGGGGACGGTGAAGGAAACCATCGCGGCGGTGAACGATCCGATCATCGTCGGCGGCGAAACCATCAATCCCGGCGACATCATCGTCGGCGATGCCGACGGGCTGGTGGTCGTGCGCAGGCAGGAAGCGCAGGAGGCCGCCCGGCTCTCGCAGGCGCGCGAGGATGCCGAAGCCGGCTACATCGCCGCCTACAAGGCGGGCAAATCGGTCATCGAGGTCAGCAATCTGGCGCCGGTGCTGAAAGCTAAGGGTCTCGTCGTCGACATCTGA
- a CDS encoding ABC transporter substrate-binding protein, with product MNWKYLSLTVALAGLAAMPAKADQLDNIISARTLRCATFADVPPFASPDPKTREMAGFDVDLCGAIAKELGVKAEIKPVSVEARVPEVKLGRVDITVANLAYTLSRAEQIQFSDPYYLAKEMLIVPADDAGKTKADYAGQRIASTKGSTSEMSIKLNKSEPLTFQDTASAYLAVQQGKARGMVANTMTTTKFVNESKSKGKQMRMIEEPMLYQPIGIGMAKDQPALTAKINEILHKLDESGEINKIWDKWLGPSTEYKMTRTDKVVPLSGLKFDPIP from the coding sequence ATGAACTGGAAATACCTGAGCCTCACGGTTGCATTGGCCGGCCTGGCGGCAATGCCCGCGAAAGCCGATCAGCTCGACAACATCATCTCGGCAAGGACCCTGCGCTGCGCGACTTTCGCCGACGTTCCTCCTTTCGCCTCGCCCGATCCGAAGACCCGCGAAATGGCCGGTTTCGACGTCGATCTCTGTGGCGCCATCGCCAAGGAATTGGGCGTCAAGGCCGAGATCAAGCCGGTTTCGGTCGAGGCTCGCGTGCCCGAGGTCAAGCTCGGCCGCGTCGACATCACCGTTGCCAATCTTGCCTATACGCTGAGCCGCGCCGAGCAGATCCAGTTCAGCGATCCCTATTACCTCGCCAAGGAAATGCTGATCGTGCCGGCCGACGATGCCGGCAAGACCAAGGCCGATTATGCAGGCCAGCGCATTGCCTCGACCAAGGGCTCGACCTCGGAAATGTCGATCAAGCTCAACAAATCCGAGCCGCTCACCTTCCAGGATACCGCCTCGGCCTATCTCGCCGTCCAGCAGGGCAAGGCGCGCGGCATGGTGGCCAACACCATGACGACAACCAAGTTCGTCAATGAATCGAAGAGCAAGGGCAAGCAAATGCGGATGATCGAGGAGCCGATGCTCTATCAGCCGATCGGCATCGGCATGGCCAAGGATCAGCCGGCGCTGACCGCCAAGATCAACGAGATCCTGCACAAGCTCGATGAGTCCGGCGAGATCAACAAGATCTGGGACAAGTGGCTCGGCCCGAGCACCGAATACAAGATGACCCGCACCGACAAAGTCGTGCCGCTTAGCGGACTGAAGTTCGACCCGATCCCGTAG
- a CDS encoding amino acid ABC transporter ATP-binding protein, whose translation MTMSVSAQQAQTIRLSQVCKSYGDYPVLKDIDAEVARGEVVVICGPSGSGKSTLIRTINRLEEINSGSITLDGQNIHASMRAKELNAMRSRIGFVFQNFNLFPHLSVAENVSMSPIRVKGVAADVAHEKALKLLDRVGLADKARAYPGQLSGGQQQRVAIARALAMEPPVMLFDEPTSALDPEMVGEVLAVMKSLASEGMTMLCVTHEMGFAREVADRIWFIDAGQIIEMATPEDFFSNPTHSRAQRFLADLRH comes from the coding sequence ATGACCATGTCAGTTTCCGCGCAGCAAGCGCAGACGATTCGGCTTTCGCAAGTCTGCAAGAGCTACGGCGACTATCCGGTCCTGAAGGACATCGATGCTGAGGTCGCGCGCGGCGAGGTGGTCGTCATCTGCGGTCCATCGGGCTCGGGAAAATCGACGCTGATCCGTACGATCAATCGCCTGGAAGAGATCAACAGCGGATCGATCACGCTCGACGGGCAAAACATCCACGCGTCGATGCGGGCAAAGGAGCTCAACGCAATGCGCAGCCGGATCGGCTTCGTATTCCAGAACTTCAATCTCTTTCCGCATCTTTCGGTGGCTGAAAACGTCTCGATGTCGCCGATCCGGGTGAAGGGCGTGGCGGCCGATGTCGCGCATGAAAAGGCGCTCAAGCTTCTCGACCGCGTCGGCCTCGCCGACAAAGCGCGGGCCTATCCCGGCCAGCTCTCGGGCGGCCAGCAGCAGCGGGTGGCGATCGCCCGCGCTCTTGCTATGGAACCGCCGGTAATGCTGTTCGACGAGCCGACGAGTGCGCTCGACCCCGAAATGGTCGGCGAAGTGCTCGCCGTCATGAAGAGCCTGGCGTCGGAAGGCATGACCATGCTCTGCGTCACCCACGAGATGGGTTTCGCGCGCGAGGTCGCCGACCGGATCTGGTTCATCGATGCCGGTCAGATCATCGAAATGGCGACGCCCGAGGACTTCTTCAGCAATCCTACCCATTCCCGGGCTCAGCGTTTCCTCGCTGACCTCAGACATTGA
- a CDS encoding amino acid ABC transporter permease, with translation MIQDMIAIVRDYWLLLLIGQYPNGPLGGLANTLILSALSIALAFPVSILFAMARLSKSPLLRWPVTALVYFTRGVPLLMLILWSYFLVPLLTGADVPSFVTMLTTLVVYQSAFLSEVVRAGIVALGPGQMDAARALGHGYIGAMRYIILPQALYNMIPSILSTFVSMTKDTTLGYVINVPDLTFAASQVNNQLLTQPFQVFLILAIVYFIICWTLTYFANRLERRITRRRAGLLNVPTASLVTPSKIVSEQL, from the coding sequence ATGATCCAGGACATGATTGCCATCGTCCGCGACTATTGGCTGCTGCTCCTGATCGGCCAATATCCGAACGGACCGCTCGGCGGGCTCGCCAATACGCTGATCCTTTCGGCGCTCAGCATCGCTCTCGCCTTTCCGGTAAGCATCCTGTTCGCAATGGCGCGGCTTTCCAAATCGCCGCTGCTGCGCTGGCCGGTCACCGCGCTTGTCTATTTCACCCGCGGAGTGCCGCTCCTGATGCTCATCCTGTGGAGCTATTTCCTAGTCCCACTCCTGACGGGCGCCGATGTGCCGAGCTTCGTCACCATGCTGACGACGCTCGTCGTCTATCAGAGCGCGTTCCTCAGCGAAGTCGTCCGCGCTGGCATCGTCGCGCTCGGACCGGGCCAGATGGATGCCGCGCGTGCTCTTGGCCACGGCTATATCGGCGCGATGCGTTACATCATCTTGCCGCAGGCGCTCTACAACATGATTCCGAGCATCCTCTCCACCTTCGTCTCGATGACCAAGGATACGACGCTCGGCTACGTGATCAACGTGCCGGACCTGACCTTTGCGGCAAGTCAGGTCAATAACCAGCTCCTGACGCAGCCCTTCCAGGTCTTCCTCATCCTGGCGATCGTCTACTTCATCATCTGCTGGACGCTGACCTACTTCGCAAATCGCCTCGAGCGGCGCATCACGCGTCGGCGCGCGGGACTTCTCAACGTTCCCACGGCCTCCTTGGTCACGCCATCCAAAATCGTATCGGAGCAGCTATGA
- a CDS encoding amino acid ABC transporter permease — protein sequence MSGFDLSAILGNPEYAAMLLHGIEMTFIIYAGSWLLAMTLALMLLGLRLSPFRFGDPLVAAYVSYHRNVPTLVQLMLWYFGIFTLMPSGIANWLASHNAESIFAVIGLGLCQAAYFSEDLRSGVRSVSDGQMQAARALGHGYVSAMRFVIMPQGVRNALPPLINHSVSLFKNSSLAIIIGASELTHAVKEIENLSFRTFEIYLIGTVLYLFFSLVIMSIGAYLSMRADPARSARA from the coding sequence GTGAGCGGCTTCGACCTTTCGGCGATCCTCGGAAATCCGGAATATGCCGCCATGCTGCTGCATGGCATCGAGATGACCTTCATCATCTACGCCGGTTCCTGGTTGCTGGCGATGACGCTGGCGCTTATGCTGCTGGGTCTGCGCCTGTCACCCTTTCGCTTCGGCGATCCGTTGGTTGCCGCTTACGTTTCCTACCACCGCAATGTCCCGACGCTGGTGCAGCTCATGCTGTGGTATTTCGGGATCTTCACGCTGATGCCGAGCGGCATCGCGAATTGGCTAGCAAGCCACAATGCGGAATCCATCTTCGCGGTGATCGGGCTGGGGCTCTGCCAGGCGGCCTATTTCAGCGAGGATCTTCGTTCGGGTGTGCGCTCGGTCAGTGACGGCCAGATGCAGGCGGCGCGCGCTCTCGGCCATGGCTACGTCTCGGCGATGCGTTTCGTCATCATGCCGCAGGGCGTACGCAACGCGCTGCCGCCGCTCATCAATCACAGCGTTTCGCTGTTCAAAAACAGCAGCCTTGCCATCATCATCGGCGCGTCGGAACTGACGCATGCGGTCAAGGAAATCGAAAACCTCAGCTTCCGCACCTTCGAAATCTACCTGATCGGCACGGTCCTCTACCTCTTCTTCTCACTCGTGATCATGAGCATCGGCGCCTATCTGTCGATGCGCGCCGATCCTGCCCGGAGTGCGCGCGCATGA
- a CDS encoding SDR family oxidoreductase, translating to MPFSDYKTALVTGASSGIGAAVVERLRQENIEVHAVARSAETLQQLAARTGCIPHVIDVTDRQALAELAGRVEFDILVNNAGVDRPKKFLEADEGDIDLIVDVNLRAVLHLCRLVVPGMVARNRGHVINISSIAGAYNFGGNSSYHATKAGVSMLSNQLRIDAFGKRVRVTEICPGRVATDIFNHVHGNDPSVRERFIDGFELPQAVDIADAIAFAIAAPVAVNIGHMEITPTLQVMGGLQTAKPQPAAKTDQSGEPKP from the coding sequence ATGCCATTCTCCGACTACAAGACCGCACTGGTAACCGGCGCATCCTCCGGAATCGGCGCAGCCGTTGTCGAGCGGCTCCGCCAGGAGAACATCGAAGTCCATGCCGTTGCCCGTAGCGCCGAGACGCTGCAGCAGCTGGCCGCGCGGACGGGTTGCATCCCTCATGTCATCGATGTGACCGACCGTCAGGCGTTGGCCGAGCTCGCGGGTCGAGTGGAATTCGACATTCTCGTCAACAATGCCGGCGTCGACCGGCCGAAGAAATTCCTCGAAGCCGACGAGGGCGACATCGATCTCATCGTCGACGTCAATCTCCGGGCGGTGCTGCACCTCTGCCGCCTGGTGGTCCCGGGCATGGTGGCGCGCAACCGCGGCCACGTCATCAATATCTCGTCGATCGCCGGCGCCTATAATTTCGGCGGCAATTCATCCTATCACGCCACCAAGGCAGGGGTGAGCATGCTGTCCAACCAGTTGCGCATCGACGCCTTCGGCAAGCGGGTGCGGGTCACCGAAATCTGCCCCGGCCGCGTCGCCACCGACATTTTCAATCACGTCCACGGCAATGACCCGAGCGTCCGGGAGCGGTTCATCGACGGCTTCGAATTGCCGCAGGCGGTCGATATCGCCGACGCGATCGCCTTCGCCATCGCAGCCCCCGTCGCCGTCAATATCGGACATATGGAGATCACACCGACGCTGCAGGTCATGGGCGGCCTGCAGACGGCGAAGCCGCAGCCTGCGGCGAAGACGGATCAATCCGGGGAGCCAAAACCGTGA
- the nac gene encoding nitrogen assimilation transcriptional regulator NAC: MRVCKHAIPADQNGSPILMDIRRLKSFIVIVDSGSITRAADLLHIAQPALSQQLAALEEHFGQKLLIRSQQGVSMTDAGHAVYRHAQIILRQMEQAQADASAAGNSLAGRVSVGLVPFSSAATLSVDLLAETRKRHPGILLHLTESVGQTYSQMIMNGRLEMALLHGTGPIKGVRFEPILSEEFFVVAHRDFAIDADAKPVAVSTLDGIPMLLPPAYNFVRRAVDTAFTRTRTNLKVVAEVEIVRTLGRAVGDGLGATIMPKAIADRIVSESSEPLICRLVSPRIEETLSLCVSDQNPLSEPALAVRDILLELTTRLKA; this comes from the coding sequence ATACGCGTCTGCAAACATGCCATCCCAGCAGATCAGAACGGTTCCCCGATCCTCATGGACATCAGACGCCTCAAATCCTTCATCGTGATCGTCGACAGCGGCAGCATCACGCGCGCGGCGGATCTCTTGCATATCGCCCAGCCGGCGCTCAGCCAGCAGTTGGCGGCGCTGGAGGAGCATTTCGGCCAGAAGCTTTTGATCCGCAGCCAGCAGGGCGTCAGCATGACCGATGCGGGCCATGCTGTGTATCGCCATGCCCAGATTATCCTCCGGCAGATGGAGCAGGCGCAAGCGGATGCTTCCGCGGCCGGCAATTCCCTGGCAGGGCGCGTGTCCGTCGGTCTGGTCCCTTTTAGCAGTGCTGCCACGCTATCGGTCGATCTGCTGGCGGAGACGCGGAAGCGGCATCCCGGCATCCTGCTGCATCTGACCGAAAGTGTAGGCCAGACCTATAGCCAGATGATCATGAACGGCCGGCTGGAGATGGCCCTTCTCCATGGAACCGGGCCGATCAAAGGCGTGCGGTTCGAACCGATTCTCAGCGAAGAATTTTTCGTGGTCGCACATCGCGATTTTGCGATCGACGCGGATGCGAAACCTGTCGCCGTCAGCACTCTCGACGGAATACCGATGCTGCTGCCGCCGGCCTATAATTTTGTCCGCCGCGCGGTCGATACCGCCTTCACGCGTACCCGCACCAATTTGAAAGTTGTGGCGGAAGTCGAGATCGTACGCACCCTGGGGCGCGCGGTCGGCGACGGTCTCGGCGCGACCATCATGCCGAAGGCCATCGCCGATCGTATCGTATCGGAATCGAGCGAGCCTTTGATCTGCCGGCTCGTCTCCCCGCGGATCGAGGAAACCCTATCGCTTTGCGTTTCCGACCAGAATCCCCTGTCGGAGCCGGCCCTTGCCGTCCGGGATATCCTCCTCGAACTGACGACACGGCTGAAAGCCTGA
- a CDS encoding pyridoxal phosphate-dependent aminotransferase gives MSIKADRLKNVSVSASAAMTQRARELAAKGIQVVSLSSGEPDFPTPAHAIEAAHAAALAGDTKYPPMDGTPALKAAIIRKFKRDNNLNYDASQLVVSGGGKQVIFNAMLATCNPGDEVAIPTPSWVSYADIVKFAGGVPVAVPCHEHTGFKLRPEDLEAAITPRTKWLFLNFPNNPTGAACSRAEMAAIAEVMLRHPHVWIMTDDIYEHLVYDDFQFCTMAEVEPRLYDRVLTMNGVSKAYAMTGWRLGFCAGSKELMTAISNVNGQNGGGIATLTQAAATAALDGPQDLLKARAAIYKTRRDFVLDKLSDVEGLRCHRPEGAFYIYPNISGLIGKTSKGGRKIETDVDFVMALVEEHHVATVQGAAYGMSPFFRISYATSMEKLDEGCARIAEFCKDMR, from the coding sequence ATGTCCATCAAAGCCGACCGTCTGAAAAACGTCTCCGTTTCAGCATCCGCCGCCATGACCCAGCGGGCTAGGGAGCTCGCCGCCAAAGGGATCCAGGTCGTCAGCCTCTCCTCCGGCGAGCCCGATTTCCCCACGCCGGCGCACGCCATCGAAGCGGCGCATGCGGCGGCTCTCGCGGGCGATACTAAATATCCGCCGATGGACGGCACGCCGGCCCTCAAGGCCGCCATCATCCGAAAGTTCAAGCGCGACAATAATCTCAACTATGACGCCAGCCAGCTCGTCGTCTCGGGCGGCGGCAAGCAGGTGATCTTCAATGCGATGCTTGCAACCTGCAATCCGGGCGACGAGGTCGCCATTCCGACACCTTCCTGGGTCAGTTATGCCGATATCGTGAAATTCGCCGGCGGCGTCCCTGTCGCCGTTCCCTGCCACGAGCACACCGGCTTCAAGCTGCGCCCGGAGGATCTGGAGGCGGCGATTACGCCACGCACCAAATGGCTCTTCTTGAATTTCCCGAACAATCCGACCGGCGCGGCCTGCTCCCGGGCCGAGATGGCCGCCATTGCCGAGGTCATGCTGCGCCATCCCCACGTCTGGATCATGACCGACGACATCTACGAGCACCTGGTCTATGACGACTTCCAGTTCTGCACCATGGCGGAAGTCGAGCCGAGGCTTTACGATCGCGTGCTGACGATGAACGGCGTCTCCAAGGCTTACGCGATGACAGGCTGGCGGCTCGGTTTCTGCGCCGGCTCGAAAGAGCTGATGACAGCCATCAGCAACGTCAACGGACAGAACGGCGGCGGCATCGCGACGCTCACCCAGGCGGCCGCGACCGCAGCGCTCGATGGACCTCAGGATCTCCTTAAGGCGCGTGCGGCGATCTACAAGACACGACGCGACTTTGTCCTCGACAAATTGTCCGACGTGGAAGGGCTGCGCTGCCACAGGCCGGAAGGGGCCTTCTACATCTATCCGAACATCTCCGGGCTGATCGGTAAGACCAGCAAGGGCGGACGAAAGATCGAAACGGATGTCGATTTCGTCATGGCGCTCGTGGAAGAACATCATGTCGCGACCGTGCAAGGCGCGGCTTACGGAATGAGCCCCTTCTTCCGCATTTCGTACGCCACCAGCATGGAGAAACTCGACGAGGGCTGCGCCCGCATTGCCGAGTTCTGCAAGGATATGCGCTGA
- a CDS encoding 5-oxoprolinase subunit PxpA: protein MKIDLNSDMGEGFGPYRLCDDEAMMKIVSSANIACGFHGGDPDTMGRMVRLAKLNGVGIGAHPGLPDRLGFGRREIPFSADELRQQMLYQLGALMAIAKAERVAVSHISFHAAMGNMVNRDPDIADLMMDAIATVDPGLMVFVTSGSEIELAARRARLKTLALFLADRAYDADGKLVARGLPGAVIKDEASVRARVRRFLVDGTVETIDGAVIAMSARSILVHSDTPGALELAGIVRGEIEATGAALAPAAELAQ, encoded by the coding sequence ATGAAGATCGATCTGAATTCCGACATGGGCGAAGGATTTGGTCCCTACCGGCTGTGCGACGACGAAGCGATGATGAAAATCGTCTCGTCGGCCAACATCGCCTGCGGTTTCCACGGCGGCGACCCCGATACGATGGGGCGCATGGTCCGGCTCGCAAAGCTGAACGGAGTCGGCATCGGCGCTCATCCCGGCCTGCCCGACCGGCTGGGCTTCGGCCGGCGCGAAATACCGTTCTCGGCAGACGAGCTGCGCCAGCAGATGCTCTACCAGCTCGGCGCCCTGATGGCGATCGCAAAAGCCGAGCGGGTCGCCGTCTCCCATATCAGCTTCCATGCGGCCATGGGCAATATGGTCAACCGCGATCCTGATATCGCCGACCTGATGATGGATGCCATCGCTACCGTCGATCCAGGTCTCATGGTTTTCGTCACGTCGGGCAGCGAGATCGAATTGGCGGCCAGACGCGCGCGCCTGAAGACGCTGGCACTTTTCCTCGCGGATCGGGCCTATGATGCCGACGGCAAACTCGTCGCGCGCGGGCTCCCGGGTGCCGTTATCAAGGACGAAGCTTCGGTGCGCGCCCGCGTCCGACGTTTCCTTGTCGACGGAACCGTCGAAACCATCGACGGAGCCGTGATCGCCATGTCGGCGCGCTCCATTCTCGTCCACAGCGACACACCCGGTGCCCTCGAACTGGCCGGCATCGTGCGCGGCGAGATCGAAGCCACCGGTGCGGCGCTCGCTCCTGCTGCCGAACTCGCCCAATGA
- a CDS encoding biotin-dependent carboxyltransferase family protein: MIEILESGPFNTVQDLGRPGYRDIGVTASGAMDPLAVRIGNILVGNDENAAAIEVQTFPFRLRFEQCTVFAVTGADGNPDLDGSELLPWCAHAAEAGQILELKQPPRLARVYIALGGGLNVPVVMGSRSTSLRGGFGGNAGRPLAKGDRIALGEDAEISMLPAAGLAVVEPAVALRDIFPAPADGVLPIRALPAGEHHLFAGDGEAFWRQTWRISSRSDRTGYRLSGDPITPTASVEMRSHGVVPGVVQVPPGGEPIVQMSDANTAGGYPKIAGVIECDLWRLGQARVGACLQFVRSTHAEARTVERAVARYVDDIRQTSKMVKRALKAMA; the protein is encoded by the coding sequence ATGATCGAAATCCTGGAAAGCGGCCCGTTCAATACGGTGCAGGACCTGGGACGCCCCGGCTATCGCGACATCGGCGTCACGGCCAGCGGCGCGATGGATCCGCTGGCGGTCCGGATCGGCAATATTCTCGTCGGCAACGACGAGAATGCCGCCGCAATCGAGGTGCAGACCTTTCCGTTCCGCCTGCGTTTCGAGCAGTGCACCGTCTTCGCCGTGACCGGCGCCGACGGCAATCCTGATCTCGACGGATCGGAACTCCTTCCCTGGTGCGCCCATGCCGCCGAGGCCGGACAGATTCTCGAGCTGAAGCAGCCTCCGCGGCTCGCTCGTGTCTATATCGCGCTTGGAGGCGGCCTGAATGTCCCCGTCGTCATGGGCTCGCGCAGCACGTCTCTCCGTGGCGGCTTCGGCGGCAATGCCGGCCGGCCGCTCGCGAAAGGCGACCGGATCGCGCTCGGCGAGGACGCAGAAATCTCCATGCTGCCGGCCGCCGGTCTTGCGGTCGTCGAACCGGCCGTGGCGCTGCGCGATATCTTCCCGGCGCCGGCCGACGGCGTACTGCCGATCCGCGCTCTGCCGGCCGGCGAGCATCATCTTTTCGCCGGAGACGGTGAAGCATTCTGGCGCCAGACTTGGAGGATCTCCTCGCGAAGCGACCGCACGGGCTACCGCCTGTCCGGCGATCCGATCACGCCGACCGCATCGGTCGAGATGCGATCCCACGGCGTCGTGCCCGGCGTTGTCCAGGTTCCGCCCGGCGGCGAGCCGATCGTGCAGATGAGCGATGCGAATACCGCCGGCGGCTATCCGAAGATCGCCGGCGTGATCGAATGCGATCTCTGGCGGCTCGGACAAGCCCGCGTCGGTGCCTGCCTGCAATTCGTCCGGTCGACGCATGCGGAGGCGCGAACGGTGGAGCGAGCCGTCGCCCGCTATGTCGACGATATCAGGCAGACGTCGAAGATGGTCAAGCGGGCCCTGAAGGCGATGGCTTAG